A stretch of the Helicoverpa zea isolate HzStark_Cry1AcR chromosome 15, ilHelZeax1.1, whole genome shotgun sequence genome encodes the following:
- the LOC124637199 gene encoding uncharacterized protein LOC124637199: MTKEVQPSKDMEMREKEMEQHDEEQNVELVEFHAIGSEVEYKSETVAALESKHPAASDDLSFPDPPAPDSDNLSITANQLCAAVGSFRSGSAGGLDGLTPQHLKDLTCSSAGEAGESLLKELTALINLMLSGNVNGAVIDVLYGANLCALRKKDGGIRPIAVGCTYRRIAAKFGCAYYKETLAAKFQPLQLGFGSKGGCEAAVHALSTYVNSGKGEVILKVDIRNAFNSVNRDTLLTEVKNEIPKLYKFLWQCYRHSTKLLYKDKVLDSAVGCQQGDPLGPAIFSLAINPIIRQLNSKFNVWYLDDGILGGDADTVADDFRLLIQKFDSIGLQLNLSKCEIFIPDNNQQVFSKFQSIAPNLTVLEKSSLRLLGSPILDESFTSYINEKIQNFNDVSERLYKISIHSAFTLIRYCCFGPKFTYILRSSHIWKHPQVLDKVDQIIRSTLTSILNVALDDRAWQQAALPIRMGGVEDDDDEAVHICPNCGDSD; the protein is encoded by the exons AGACTGTTGCagctctggagagtaaacacccggCAGCATCGGATGACCTCTCCTTCCCCGACCCTCCTGCCCCAGACTCAGATAATCTATCAATTACAGCCAACCAATTGTGCGCTGCTGTCGGCTCCTTCCGGAGCGGCTCTGCCGGTGGCCTCGACGGCTTGACGCCGCAGCACCTTAAGGATCTGACGTGctcaagcgccggggaagctggTGAGTCGCTTTTGAAGGAGCTGACAGCCCTTATTAACCTAATGCTCTCCGGCAATGTGAACGGAGCCGTCATCGACGTTTTGTATGGTGCCAATTTATGTGCCCTGCGTAAAAAAGATGGCGGCATCCGTCCCATTGCCGTGGGATGCACATATCGCCGTATCGCAGCCAAGTTTGGCTGTGCCTACTACAAAGAAACCCTGGCCGCCAAATTTCAGCCCTTACAACTAGGTTTTGGCTCGAAAGGGGGTTGTGAGGCTGCGGTACACGCCCTTTCCACGTATGTAAATAGCGGGAAAGGCGAGGTCATCCTTAAGGTTGACATTAGGAACGCCTTTAACTCCGTAAATAGAGATACCTTGTTGACGgaagttaaaaatgaaattccaaaattatataaatttctTTGGCAGTGTTATAGACATTCAACTAAATTACTCTATAAAGACAAAGTTCTAGATTCGGCCGTCGgatgtcaacaaggtgatcctcTGGGGCCTGCCATTTTCAGCTTGGCTATTAACCCTATCATTCGACAGctaaattctaaatttaatgtGTGGTACCTCGATGATGGGATCCTAGGAGGCGACGCAGATACTGTAGCTGACGACTTTagattattaatacaaaaattcgACTCGATTGGCTTACaactaaatttatcaaaatgtgaaatctTCATCCCTGATAACAACCAACAAGTCTTTTCGAAATTCCAATCCATAGCTCCAAATTTGACAGTACTAGAAAAAAGTTCCCTTCGCCTCCTGGGATCACCTATTCTCGATGAGTCCTTCACCAGTTATATTAacgagaaaattcaaaattttaatgatgtttcaGAGAGATTATACAAAATCAGTATACATTCGGCCTTCACTTTGATTCGGTATTGttgttttggaccaaaatttacttatattCTTCGCTCCTCACATATATGGAAGCACCCACAAGTTTTGGACAAAGTTGACCAAATTATCAGAAGCACCCTCACCTCCATCCtcaatgtggccttggacgatcgAGCCTGGCAGCAAGCTGCACTCCCAATACGCatgggag GAGTTGAAGACGATGATGATGAGGCGGTACATATTTGTCCCAATTGTGGCGACAGTGATTGA